Proteins found in one Quercus robur chromosome 2, dhQueRobu3.1, whole genome shotgun sequence genomic segment:
- the LOC126712418 gene encoding thaumatin-like protein 1b: protein MAQLTTLLMSLLTLFLSTKGVISTTFTILNKCDYTVWPGIQSNAGIASLTTTGFALQKDESKTITAPASWGGRFWGRTHCSQDSTGKFSCVTADCSSGKVECAGSNALPPATLAEFTLDGYGGLDFFDVSLVDGYNLPMLVVPQGGKGQNCSTVGCVSDLNESCPSELKVTSTADGGESVACKSACAALDQDQYCCRGAYGTPNTCKPSTYSQIFKTACPHAYSYAYDDKTSTFTCGASPDYTITFCPTPNTSQKASQEQSTQTPTTTTSSPTINGTMIYEGAELDQSGCTHVFGSKAIAVFVSITVAIWRFSQFF from the exons ATGGCTCAATTAACAACATTATTGATGTCCTTGTTAACACTTTTTCTATCAACAAAAG GAGTGATTTCAACGACTTTTACCATATTAAACAAGTGCGATTACACGGTATGGCCAGGCATTCAATCCAACGCAGGAATAGCTTCACTTACAACCACAGGCTTCGCTCTGCAGAAGGATGAGTCCAAAACAATCACTGCACCAGCCTCATGGGGCGGTCGATTCTGGGGCCGAACCCATTGTTCCCAAGACTCCACAGGCAAATTCTCCTGCGTCACAGCTGATTGCAGCTCCGGCAAAGTTGAGTGTGCAGGAAGCAACGCTCTGCCACCGGCAACTCTAGCCGAGTTCACGCTCGATGGTTATGGCGGTCTAGATTTCTTCGATGTTAGCTTGGTCGATGGGTACAACCTCCCTATGCTTGTGGTGCCTCAGGGTGGGAAAGGTCAGAACTGTTCAACCGTTGGATGCGTGAGCGACCTTAACGAGTCTTGCCCTTCGGAGCTTAAGGTTACGAGCACCGCCGACGGAGGTGAGAGCGTCGCGTGTAAAAGCGCGTGCGCCGCTTTAGACCAAGATCAGTACTGTTGTAGAGGCGCGTATGGCACACCAAACACTTGTAAGCCTTCAACGTACTCTCAGATCTTTAAGACAGCCTGCCCACACGCGTACAGTTATGCTTACGACGACAAGACCAGTACCTTCACTTGTGGCGCCTCGCCGGATTACACCATCACCTTTTGCCCCACCCCTAACACTAG CCAAAAAGCTTCACAAGAGCAAAGCACGCAAACTCCCACTACAACGACAAGCTCACCAACCATCAACGGCACAATGATCTACGAAGGTGCAGAGTTAGATCAAAGTGGATGTACCCACGTGTTCGGATCCAAAGCCATTGCGGTTTTTGTCAGCATCACAGTGGCAATATGGCGGTTTTCGCAattcttctaa